One segment of Mycolicibacterium baixiangningiae DNA contains the following:
- a CDS encoding carboxylesterase/lipase family protein — protein sequence MPAVAEFSTVVSTALGRLCGTREGGVGVWRGVPYARQPLGDLRFAAPVPAEPWTGVRDALEHGPIPPQGKSFVGGGRDDPKHRDEACLTLTVWSPDTTAALPVMVWIPGGAFVYGAGHFQLYNGSRLATNGNVVVVNVTYRIGVFGGLDLGALGDGFDDNLAMRDQLAALRWVRKNIAAFGGDPDRVTVFGESAGATSVLALLASPAADGLFARAIAQSPALPLIADRNTRAERAQRFLDLLGLDIDQVKSAPQRSLRRAAGQLQLESVAETPTLAYGLTHGVDLLPSHPIAAARAGAVQRVPLIIGTNSHEASMFAWGKPPMLPTTPAGVESWFERCAPRARERILAAYPGHPRRQALVAIGSDVMFGAPTWAFADAYSAHAATHVYRFDHTAVPLRALGLGATHGSEIVHIQHSYASYLGRKLHPLGRRVLPSVGRRMQRTWLDFATRGWEPGELWRDDWPRYDAVRRRTRVIRSLRDESVDDPDALRRQAWRGIY from the coding sequence GTGCCCGCCGTCGCTGAGTTCTCGACCGTCGTGAGCACCGCGCTCGGGCGGTTGTGCGGCACGCGCGAGGGCGGCGTCGGGGTGTGGCGCGGCGTCCCCTATGCCCGCCAGCCGCTGGGTGACCTGCGGTTCGCTGCGCCTGTGCCGGCCGAACCGTGGACCGGGGTGCGCGACGCGCTCGAACACGGACCGATCCCACCGCAGGGTAAATCGTTCGTCGGCGGCGGCCGAGACGATCCGAAGCACCGCGACGAGGCGTGCCTGACGCTGACCGTGTGGTCGCCGGACACCACCGCCGCGTTGCCGGTGATGGTGTGGATCCCGGGCGGGGCGTTCGTCTACGGGGCGGGCCACTTCCAGCTCTACAACGGATCGCGGTTGGCGACGAACGGCAACGTCGTGGTAGTCAACGTGACCTATCGCATCGGAGTGTTCGGCGGGCTGGACCTCGGCGCACTGGGCGACGGATTCGACGACAACCTCGCAATGCGGGATCAACTCGCCGCGTTGCGCTGGGTGCGGAAGAACATCGCTGCGTTCGGCGGCGACCCCGACCGCGTCACGGTGTTCGGTGAGTCGGCGGGTGCGACGTCGGTGCTGGCGTTGCTCGCCAGCCCCGCCGCGGACGGGTTGTTCGCGCGGGCGATCGCACAGAGCCCGGCGCTTCCCCTCATCGCCGACCGCAACACCCGAGCGGAGAGGGCACAGCGCTTTCTCGACCTGCTGGGCCTGGACATCGATCAGGTGAAGTCCGCACCGCAGCGTTCGCTGCGCCGGGCCGCCGGTCAACTGCAGTTGGAGAGCGTCGCCGAAACGCCAACGCTCGCCTACGGTCTGACCCACGGTGTCGACCTGCTGCCGAGTCATCCGATCGCGGCGGCGCGCGCCGGGGCCGTTCAGCGGGTACCGCTGATCATCGGCACCAACAGTCACGAGGCGTCCATGTTCGCGTGGGGTAAACCGCCGATGCTGCCGACCACCCCCGCCGGTGTGGAGTCGTGGTTCGAGAGGTGCGCGCCGCGGGCCCGCGAGCGGATCCTCGCCGCATATCCGGGCCATCCACGGCGCCAAGCCCTCGTCGCCATCGGCTCCGACGTCATGTTCGGCGCCCCCACGTGGGCGTTCGCCGACGCCTACAGCGCCCACGCGGCGACCCACGTCTACCGCTTCGACCACACCGCGGTGCCGCTGCGCGCCCTGGGCCTGGGCGCCACCCACGGCAGCGAGATCGTGCACATCCAGCACAGTTACGCGTCCTATCTCGGCCGCAAACTGCATCCCCTGGGCCGGCGCGTGCTGCCGTCGGTGGGGCGGAGGATGCAGCGCACCTGGCTGGATTTCGCGACGCGGGGCTGGGAGCCCGGCGAGCTGTGGCGCGACGACTGGCCGCGATACGACGCCGTTCGCCGGCGCACCCGGGTGATCCGCTCGCTGCGCGACGAATCGGTCGACGACCCGGACGCGCTGCGGCGGCAGGCCTGGAGGGGAATCTACTAG
- the ypfJ gene encoding KPN_02809 family neutral zinc metallopeptidase gives MTFNEGMQIDTSTTSSSGGRRGGGRGIAVGGGVGGLLIVVIALFLGVDPGTVLPQQQEIGTEGVETPGFDLSQCKTGADANEFVQCRVVATGNSLDAVWSQLKPDYTRPRVEIFSGSVDTRCGPATSAVGPFYCPADQTAYFDTDFFDVLKTEFGSSGGPFAQEYVVAHEFGHHVQDLQGTLARAQQDPEGATGGGVRTELQADCYAGVWAHYAAVTTQESTGVPFLEPLTDKDIADALSAASAVGDDRIQEAATGRVNPESWTHGSSEQRQKWFTVGYQTGDPTKCDTFATNDLG, from the coding sequence ATGACCTTCAACGAGGGCATGCAGATCGACACCAGCACCACCTCGAGCAGCGGCGGTCGGCGCGGTGGCGGTCGCGGCATCGCTGTCGGCGGCGGCGTCGGCGGTCTTCTCATCGTGGTCATCGCGCTGTTCCTCGGAGTGGATCCGGGCACCGTGCTACCCCAGCAGCAGGAGATCGGCACCGAGGGTGTCGAGACGCCCGGATTCGACCTGAGTCAGTGCAAGACCGGCGCCGACGCGAACGAGTTCGTGCAGTGCCGGGTGGTGGCGACGGGCAACTCGTTGGACGCCGTGTGGTCTCAGCTGAAGCCGGACTACACCCGCCCCCGGGTGGAGATCTTCAGCGGGAGCGTGGACACCCGCTGCGGGCCGGCCACCAGCGCGGTGGGCCCGTTCTACTGCCCCGCCGATCAGACCGCGTACTTCGACACCGACTTCTTCGACGTGCTCAAGACAGAATTCGGTTCCAGCGGAGGGCCGTTCGCGCAGGAGTACGTGGTGGCGCACGAGTTCGGCCACCATGTCCAGGATCTGCAGGGCACGCTCGCCCGGGCGCAGCAGGATCCGGAGGGCGCCACCGGCGGCGGGGTGCGCACCGAGCTGCAGGCGGACTGCTACGCCGGTGTGTGGGCGCACTACGCCGCGGTCACCACGCAGGAGAGCACCGGAGTCCCGTTTCTGGAACCGTTGACCGACAAGGACATCGCCGACGCGCTGTCGGCCGCTTCGGCCGTCGGCGACGACCGGATCCAGGAAGCCGCCACCGGCCGTGTCAACCCTGAATCGTGGACGCACGGTTCGTCCGAACAGCGGCAGAAGTGGTTCACCGTCGGCTACCAGACCGGCGATCCGACGAAGTGCGACACGTTCGCCACCAACGACCTTGGTTAG